Proteins found in one Oryza glaberrima chromosome 4, OglaRS2, whole genome shotgun sequence genomic segment:
- the LOC127771583 gene encoding uncharacterized protein LOC127771583 — translation MWGVLSLFRRRRRTARVVDESALVGGHAGAGDDDDARGRGVAAAGGAGALMARALLAMSCVVRRLDGEDVGGGGGVEEAWATSGWRPPRADEAGRHLVVRESMRYAIYG, via the coding sequence ATGTGGGGCGTGCTGTCTCTGttccggcggcgaaggcggacgGCGCGGGTGGTGGACGAGAGCGCGCTAGTCGGGGGGCacgccggcgcgggcgacgacgacgacgcgcgcgggcgcggcgtggcggcggcgggcggggcagGCGCTCTGATGGCGAGGGCGCTGCTCGCCATGTCGTGCGTGGTGCGGCGCCTCGACGGCGAGgacgtgggaggaggaggaggtgtggaGGAGGCGTGGGCGACGAGcgggtggcggccgccgcgcgccgacgAGGCCGGGCGCCACCTCGTGGTGCGAGAGAGCATGCGCTACGCCATCTACGGGTAG